The following is a genomic window from Halodesulfovibrio marinisediminis DSM 17456.
TTTAAACCAATTGTATATTCCACTGCTATAGACAACGGCTACACGCCAGCTTCTATCGTGCTGGATGCACCTATTGTATATACAGATCAGTCTACATCTAAAGTTTGGCGTCCAGAAAACTTTGGAGGCAAATTCTACGGTCCAACTCTGTTACGTACAGCGCTTGTTAAGTCCCGTAACTTGTGTACCATCCGTGTTGCCAAGGAATTGGGAATACCAAAGGTTGTAGAACGTGCAAAAGCAATGGGGCTTGAAGGTCCGTTCCCGTTTGATCTTTCTGTTTCCCTTGGCTCTGTGGCGGTTTCACCAATCAACCTGACAGAAGCGTATACAACCTTTGCTAATGGCGGTCAGTGGGTTAAAGGGCGACTTATCAGCTCTGTAAAAGATGCATGGGGTGATGATATTATCTCCATTGAAACTCAGCGTACCCAGGGGATGGATCCAGAGACAGCCTATATCATGTCTACTTTGCTCAAAGAAGTTGTTCAGGATGGTACAGGTTGGCGCCTCAAAGTGCTTAAGCGTCCTATCGGCGGTAAAACAGGTACAACAAATGATGAAATTGATGCATGGTTTGTTGGTGTTACACCGTACCTTGTTTCTGCAGCATACGTAGGCTTTGACCAGTTAACCCCTATGGGTAAATGGGAAACTGGTTCCCGCGCAGCTTCACCTGTGGTGCGTGATTATCTTCAGGAGGTTATTAAAGACTTCCCAGAGGAAGACTTCGAAATGCCTTCTGGGGTAATTCAGGTACGAATTGATGCCGGTTCCGGCAGGATCGCCAGTGCCTACAGTGGTAAGAGCTATTTCCTTCCATTCAAGGAAGGAACACAGCCTACCATTATGCAAGGCGCGAGATTGACTCGCGAGCAACAGGACCCTGTTGAAAGTGGTGAGGATCTGCTGAAGCAGATGTTCTAACAAATCGTAATAACAAGCTGGTGTAACTAAAGTTGCACCAGCTTTTTTTATGACTGAAGTAGAAGAGAAGCGGGTTTTGTAGAATAAACTGACTCAATTTTTTGCATTGAATTACTTTTGTGGAAGAGGTGTTCGATTGCCCCATGAATTGATTGTTACTCTTGAAAATTCTTGCCAAACAACACCAAAATGCCCCGATGATTATCTCCATCGGGGCATTTTGTTTTATGTGGTTTATGTATTAATAGTTATTTGATTATCCGTTTTGGTCGTTCTGGAGATAATCCTTGTGGATAGATAGTGATGCTTTCCAGAAAGGTATCAGCAATGAATTGGCCTGTCTCGTTTAAGGTGCCGTTGGTGCGTAGTAATGGTTCGTTCCAATTTAATGTGCTGATAGGTCCGCCTGGTGCCACAGATACGGAGGCTTCCGGAGTCTGTGTCACGCCAAATGGAAGTTTTTCATATTCTACAGGCTTCTTTTTTACTGTCACAAAGTGAGGCTGAGTGTTGTGGAAAATCATTTGCCCCAGCTGCGGTTGCATAACTATAAGCTCCCGTAATGGAACTTGTGGTGGTGGTGGAAGTTCCAGAAATGATGCCATATGCGTCATGTACACGTCCGGTCTGTCCAGTGCTCTGTCAATGCTGGAGCACATCTTAGATGAACCAAGGAACCGAGGGTTAGCTTCGATAAAATACAGCTGCTCTTCGTGGAGTAGGGCGTCTATGCCAAAGGCTCCAATAAATCCTCTTGAAGCAAGCCATTGCCCAACATCACGAACCATCGCCTCAAGATGGTTTATGGTACTGGCGGGAAGGTCGCGAATCATACCAAAGTCGTTTCCGGAATAGCCTGCGTTGTGTGGGGTTAACTCCGGTACTCCAATACATTGCAAGCTGAGCGGGTGGAGGGCTACTCGACCGTCAGAGAATACGGTTGCTGAAGCAGCAAGAGATGAGGCACCGGAAAAATAGGGGGAGTAGGCAATTAGTGGAGCTTTATTCTGGGTAAGCCATTCCCAAGCTGCTTCAAAGGTTTCTTTAGAGTCGATACGGATGAGTCCTGATCCTGCTGACGCAGCATGCACGCGAAGCATGATAGGAGCTTCCATGGTCGCACGAAAAATTTCCTGTTTAGATGATTCATTTATTTCAAGGTATGTCCATGGGATAGTCCGTATCCCAGCATCATGCAGTGCAGTTTCTATCCATGTTTTGTGGTTGAATGTTTGTTGGAGCTCAGAGAATAACCCTAACATCTTAGTGTGTTTATGGTGAAGGAAGTAAGCCGTGTCGATAAATGACATTGGCTTGTAAGGGATCAGGCAACATGGTTCTTCCAGCTCTTTAATTAAAATACGTCGTAGTTCTTTTATTCCATCCGAAGTGTCGGAGGATGCTTCATAAGTGTAAGGATTCACCCTTTGGTGCATCATTTCTTCATAAGTGTGTTCAGTAATTGCTTCGTGCTGCGCGGGGCTTCCGTAGCAAATGGAAACAATTGGGTTCTTGAAGTCGGTAAGCGGGATAGCATCGCACCCTCTACTCCCAACCCAAACGATCTTACGATCTTTAATCTTTCCATGGAGATGTTTCCGGTATGTTGAACGTTCAGTAGGCATAACTACCTCGGCTCTGGAGTTTGGGGTTAATACAAAACAGATATGATGCGACTAGGCGCGTCATCCTTACGAGTGTAGGGCAGGTGACGCGATGGTTAGTATTATAGAATGGAGAAGTGCTTTTTTTGAAAATTGAAATTTTCTATGTTGACATAGTTTAGATTTCGAGTACAGGATATACTAAGCCATTGTGCGCGCGCTTTGGAACGCACGTCGCTTGAGGTTGTATTCTGTACCGTTCGCGAAGGAGGAATGCAGCCTAAGCCAAATAGAATATTTGGAGATTGTTATTATGTCTAACAAGACAGATTTTGATGTTATTGTTGTTGGCGGCGGCCCTGCTGGGCTGTTTGCTTCCTACTACCTTGCAGAAAATTCTAATCTTTCTGTATGTATGATTGACCGCGGCCCGGCGGTAAAAAATCGAACATGCCCAATTGGAAAAACCCAGAAGTGCGTGAAGTGTAAACCTTGTCATATCCTTTCCGGTATTGGCGGTGGCGGGCTTTTTTCCGATGGTAAGCTTAACTATATCCACAAGCTTGGAAAGACAGATTTAACCCAGTTTATGGGACTGCAGGATGCAAAAGATCTGATCGATGAGACTGAAGTAATTTTCAACAAGTTTGGCATGGATGGCCCTGTTTATCCTTCTAACATGGACAAAGCTAAGGCTATCCGTAAGGAAGCGA
Proteins encoded in this region:
- a CDS encoding ATP-grasp domain-containing protein, with amino-acid sequence MPTERSTYRKHLHGKIKDRKIVWVGSRGCDAIPLTDFKNPIVSICYGSPAQHEAITEHTYEEMMHQRVNPYTYEASSDTSDGIKELRRILIKELEEPCCLIPYKPMSFIDTAYFLHHKHTKMLGLFSELQQTFNHKTWIETALHDAGIRTIPWTYLEINESSKQEIFRATMEAPIMLRVHAASAGSGLIRIDSKETFEAAWEWLTQNKAPLIAYSPYFSGASSLAASATVFSDGRVALHPLSLQCIGVPELTPHNAGYSGNDFGMIRDLPASTINHLEAMVRDVGQWLASRGFIGAFGIDALLHEEQLYFIEANPRFLGSSKMCSSIDRALDRPDVYMTHMASFLELPPPPQVPLRELIVMQPQLGQMIFHNTQPHFVTVKKKPVEYEKLPFGVTQTPEASVSVAPGGPISTLNWNEPLLRTNGTLNETGQFIADTFLESITIYPQGLSPERPKRIIK